From a region of the Calonectris borealis chromosome 2, bCalBor7.hap1.2, whole genome shotgun sequence genome:
- the SYCP2L gene encoding synaptonemal complex protein 2-like produces MLLLEDFFDSALVICRCSNEGKKELVNLFLPELGHLVTEANICCALRQEALRTLNSILDSVSREERKKFPLSEEMCSLTKDLAKTILEVGDYDLQVALSEALCRLMTKKWRDDLVHHWFEDNYLAEAFKEIKDREFETDCRKFLNQLNERLGDERRVYSFPCISAFADMNEVKKPSDEKLEEFWIDFNTGSQSVTFYVDSNEGALWDSVRLSKEAVSSYSLKEDDGKKIVKIYMKIPATLNKMEATKIKISFSAEFEILSILRKVLGDEKMMINVAEKESVHAGKQARQNETVLSEPSNPQRGKDPSNSENTETLSDNLASQHSQQLTDTKMVNSGVTVITVSQQTDVEDANQAKKSKTPSPRTKAKPSEKPLEEEPMKDSTPKILKPFSFQKDVTSEKRNRKTSLAKQRTESRKEIYDFENSDSASHEKVTEAKGKILGQKVSSQNQRSYEIGNKNEESNKLERRPSHYRKHLFSESNNENTSTGQSEKSWILDSQKRPLPKSLDYTRKRPRVRSKLKVLPVSSASSGSDYQTKKEASRRRAQKEMLRKKSTSSSKGDDLPTVDLADETLSEELEMGPLSLDASAKGYSSDEEKATQKFYDASGKLSREEESFERKDSDIFSGTVIKKPKFSSWETSHLSSDTSYKPRELFDSVEKEAEIQTGQEMDDGVDDAFFSKMLREDFSDSGVITAFESFISQLKKLFWSRYKRMETSAQNALRTSEKNVSALLNQIHECRLSKLETFQKIVVEELASLEKETQILANMEKDAVDFWNAQLLKLNSFCNQQKQRIQSVDSALGETAKSFADTIQNTTYERPMKEAVENNVFIVPSD; encoded by the exons ggAAGAAAGAGCTGGTGAATTTATTTTTACCTGAACTAGGGCATCTAGTGACAGAGGCAAATATTTGCTGCGCTCTGCGGCAGGAG GCTTTGAGGACTCTCAACTCTATACTTGACAGTGTCTCacgggaggagagaaagaaattccCTCTGTCTGAAGAGATGTGCTCGCTCAC GAAAGACCTTGCAAAAACTATACTGGAGGTTGGTG ATTATGACCTTCAGGTTGCCCTTTCAGAAGCACTTTGTAGGTTAATGACAAAAAAATGGAGGGATGACCTTGTTCACCACTGGTTTGAAGATAACTATCTTGCTGAAGCTTTCAAAGAGATCAAGGATAGAGAATTTGAGACG GACTGCAGAAAATTTCTTAACCAGCTAAATGAAAGGCTTGGGGATGAAAGAAG agTCTATTCATTTCCTTGCATATCTGCTTTTGCTGACATGAACGAG GTGAAGAAGCCATCAGATGAGAAGCTGGAGGAGTTCTGGATCGACTTCAACACCGGCAGCCAGAGTGTGACTTTCTACGTGGACAGTAACGAG GGTGCTCTTTGGGACTCTGTGAGGCTGTCGAAAGAAGCAGTCAGCAGTTACAGCCTGAAGG AGGATGATGGAAAAAAGATTGTTAAAATTTACATGAAGATTCCTGCTACTCTTAACAAAATGGAAGCAACGAAAATCAAAATATCTTTCAGTGCTGAGTTTGAAATCTTAAGTATACTTAGAAAAGTCCTGGGAGATGAAAAAATGATG ATAAATGTGGCTGAAAAGGAGTCTGTCCATGCTGGGAAGCAAGCCAGGCAGAATGAAACag TGCTATCGGAGCCCAGTAATCCACAGAGAGGGAAAGATCCGTCAAACTCTGAAAACACAGAGACTCTATCAGACAACTTAGCCTCTCAGCACAGCCAGCAGTTAACAGACACT AAAATGGTTAACTCTGGTGTCACCGTGATTACAGTGAGCCAGCAGACTGACGTGGAAGATGCTAACCAAG CAAAAAAGTCCAAAACTCCATCTCCAAGGACGAAAGCTAAGCCTAG TGAGAAGCCCCTGGAAGAAGAACCCATGAAGGATTCAACACCAA AAATCCTGAAacccttttcttttcagaaggacGTTACCTcggaaaagagaaacagaaaaacaagtttgGCCAAGCAGAGGACCGAAAGCAG GAAGGAAATCTATGACTTTGAAAACTCGGACTCTGCAAGTCATGAAAAG GTCACTGAAGCTAAAGGAAAGATTCTTGGCCAGAAAGTCTCTTCACAAAATCAGAG GAGTTATGAAATAGGAAACAAGAACGAGGAATCAAACAAGCTTGAGAGAAGGCCG TCCCATTACAGGAAAcatcttttctctgaaagcaataatgaaaatacAAGCACTGGTCAGAGTGAAAAAAGCTGGATCCTTGACTCTCAGAAAAGGCCATTGCCAAAATCTCTTGACTATACCCGAAAAAGACCCAGGGTGAGAAGTAAATTAAAAG TGCTTCCAGTGTCTTCTGCAAGTAGTGGCAGTGACTACCAGACAAAGAAG GAAGCATCAAGGCGAAGAGCTCAAAAGGAGatgctaaggaaaaaaagcacatccAGCTCCAAGGGAGATGATTTACCTACAGTGGATCTTGCTg ATGAAACGCTCTCAGAGGAGCTCGAAATGGGTCCGCTATCACTTGATGCGTCTGCCAAGGGCTATTCCAGTGATGAGGAGAAGGCCACGCAG AAGTTTTATGATGCATCTGGCAAATtgtcaagagaagaagaaagttttgAGCGGAAGGACTCAG ATATATTCAGCGGCACTGTCATAAAAAAGCCTAAATTTTCCAGTTGGGAAACAAGTCATTTGTCCTCTGACACTTCCTATAAACCAAGGGAACTTTTTGATTCGgtagagaaggaagcagagatcCAAACAG GTCAGGAAATGGATGATGGCGTGgatgatgcatttttttccaagatgCTGCGTGAAGACTTCAGTGATTCAGGGGTGATTACTGCATTTGAAAGCTTTATCAGCCAACTAAAGAAATTGTTCTGG TCCCGGTACAAAAGGATGGAGACCAGCGCGCAGAACGCCCTGAGGACTTCGGAGAAGAACGTGTCCGCCCTGCTGAACCAGATACATGAGTGCAG GCTGAGTAAGCTGGAGACCTTCCAGAAGATTGTTGTTGAAGAGCTTGCCAGTCTTGAGAAGGAAACTCAAATCTTGGCAAACATGGAGAAGGACGCAGTG GACTTCTGGAACGCGCAGTTGCTCAAACTGAATTCTTTCTGCAATCAGCAAAAGCAAAG AATTCAGTCTGTTGACTCGGCCCTGGGTGAAACAGCAAAGAGTTTTGCCGACACCATCCAGAATACAACG TATGAACGCCCAATGAAGGAGGCAGTAGAAAACAACGTGTTTATTGTTCCTTCTGACTAG